The Homalodisca vitripennis isolate AUS2020 chromosome 7, UT_GWSS_2.1, whole genome shotgun sequence DNA segment ATTATTTATATCGTTTCAACACCAGAGACACTTACAcaacaaaatgtagtgtaatataggtgaagagatATTAATTATCATTCTATCATCATCAGCACAATtcagtgcactgcgatgtttAAGACACGATCTATAAGCGTGGCGAAGCAACCGGGATTTCCACAAATAatatagctatggtgggaagtgttgaACCAAAGtggatgtttagtttagctcaagttcaccttagTCATACCACCATCAACTATACAACTGCGTGGTGTATTTTCAATACAGGTTATTGCCTGCCAATGTGCCCTGTATAGGGTTGGTGGTATGTTCCTATTACCGCTTTGAGGTTAAAAGATACAGTAGTTGCAGTCAAATTGTTTTAAGTTCAATGGTAAAATAATGATAGTGAGATCGAAGTTTTTGGAAGATTAATACACCGCTAATATTTTATGATTGCCGAAATGACAGTAACCAAACTAGGAGTGATTTTTAGTATTTCAATAAGGAAGTTTCAGTAGGTTATATTGTACAATCTATGATGGCCCGTtgagtatatttaaattactttgtctATAGCATAAACATATTTGTGTGTTATTAGTGTATggtaaaaacttgtaaattttcCACGAAAATAAACCTTTATCCTATTGTAACAAACGTTTAGAGGCTTGTTACTACATTATATTGGAGCtaaataaatggttagtagataAACTATCGCCCGAATAATTTACTgactatattttttacataatagaaGTATTGGTCACTAATGAAGCTTATTTTATTAGGAATACCAATGTCTTGTACgaaataataaattactctatAAATACATGAAATACAACAAAATCTAATACTggtatatgaattttataatttattttcctttttgtttacACAATTAACAGTCAATACGCCTTGAGTAGATTGAATAGTAAGTGACAAATTATTACTGAAGCTTTAACTATTTATGTTTAGTCTTGCCTCAAAGAATTCTTCAAAAGCTGCTTAATATGTAGACCTTATAGACCTATGTAAATTAAGTCATTAGGAAACAACTTTTTTAGGATATTCCAGTCAAGAAAGAATATTGTCAAAGGATACTCTGTATAATCCAAATTCTGATCTTTCCTATAAAAACTCAGGTACAAGCAGGAGAAGAACATTCTGATCGTGTCGGTGGTGAAGTGTCGTGAGTTGCCCGCCAAGGACCCCAACGCTGGCTCCAGCGACCCCTATGTCAAGCTGCAGCTGTTACCGGATAAGCAACACAAAGTCAAGACTAGGGTCCTGCGCAAGACCAGAAATCCAGTGTACGACGAGGACTTTACCTTCTACGGCATCAACCATTCTCAACTCCAGGTAGGTGGCGTTAGGTAATGAATCACGGTAAAGtcacaatattattatcaaaGGGTACATCTGACAATGTGTAGTTGTTGATACCCTGAATTATTCCTTCTAGAGCATCACCCTTCACTTCGTGGTGCTGAGTTTTCGACAGGTACTCCAGGGATGACATCATCGGCGAGGTGCTCTGCCCCCTTGGCACTGTTGATATGACCCAGGCCGACAACCAGCAGCTGACTCTCACTCAGGATATACAGCCCAGGAGCCTCAAGGTTAGTATGATTTAAAATCAAGCGGATAATGCAGGATGGTTTTTATACctcaaacttatttatattgctaaatttatattatttagcttacattttgaaataaaactgttgttgtcACTACCcattcagttaaaataattatttgaagtaaaacatatttagaaGACTTTTACGACTAGATTGTACGAACATCACAGATCCACTCATGTCACAGatagaatataaataatgatCGCGAAAACAATCATATGGgatataaatgttattactgctttcctaaaaacatatttaaaaattgagaacatattaaaaaaattgcatcgTTCACTAGGTTCACAATAGGTTGTGCTGTataatctgtatatattttttaggtgATTTTCTAATTTTTCTATGTAACATTAGAATAAGTACTGATCCTGATACAAATAAAACTTCGATTTGTTTTGATTTCTCCTCGTACCATTTGTTTTGCACAtagctttctttatttaaatattcgtGGTCCTACTATATCAATATATGTACACGGACTCATCCTTCCTAAAACCGTATCATTGTCTGTCTATTCATGTCTGTCCATATTTGCGATAGTTCTTGATAGAAGGGGATgcatatgtttttcttttaacaaGGAAGACCTTTATTAATATTGCTCATTGTCTATTTGATAACTCTGTCGTAACATTCTGTTTAGTCATATTGGTTAATtggatattgttattttgatgGTATTTACAAACCAACAATAAGAACGGAATACCctgataaataattgtaatggcTGTGAATGTTGCCCTAACCGGAAGTGATATGTCCAGATCCGGTCCCAGGGACGTGGAGAGTTGTTGGTATCCCTGTGCTGGCAACCAGCTGCCAACCGTCTCACTGTGGTCGTACTCAAGGCAAGGAACCTGCCCAAGATGGATGTCACTGGTCTTGCAGGTCAgatattcagttattttttatttttagtaaaaaagatcgataataatgtaatataatacaatactatcGGAAATATTAGAGGCAAAAAAGAGAGACTaacataatatgtttgtaatacagttttactaACATCTGTAGATTTGTTacataacacaaattttaattaaaccataatattaCGATTGTGAAACCATAATGCACAACACTAAATAAAGGATATGTAAAAACAAGTATTGctattatgtttgaaaaaatcctgtttcactCACAATTGCTATTacttaaaaagaaacaataaatataatttgttcatgCAATTTGCATTGTAATTAAAAACGTTTTGGAGGAAAACcaaatgcaaatttttaaaaaaaaaaaaacgcaaaacAGTTCAAGGATTTTCAACCACGTCCACTTGTTTTAAACACATGTTTAACTTAAATAACTACAAGGTGTAAacaagtttaaagttttaaaaaatactggAGAGTGCCTTGTTTTGCATATCAATAATTGTATCATGGACCTCTACTAGGATACACTCCTGGCTTGTTTATACTTACCATTAGACCATTAGAACCTACACTGGATATACGAAAACCCGATGCATCATTTGTATCTCGGCAACCCCATGGATGTCTAGGAGTGACACATATCTAACCGGAAAATATTGTCAAGATATTGGGTTAAAAGGGTGATAAATATAGTTTCATGGGAAGGGTGGTTGAGATGGGGTGGTGGCGCTCTTAATGTTAAAGATATTTTCTAGCTTAATCATTCCTGGGTGCTTTGACTAGAAGTGGTCGGGACAGAGCAATCCTTCCCTTCTTCTTAAGACATGACTGAGGTTATGGCCGTTATATATTAATAGCGAATGCAACATGGGGTCTTGGTAGAATACAGCCCCTAACCCCAACCTTACGAATTTTGAATCCTCTCACTTCGGAAGCTAGAGGAAATGTCCTTTTGGGTTTCTTGTCCTAAGTaaacaaaaatcttaattatatcatatatttaaagaCGTGATGCAATCTAATCAGCATTTagatgtacaatttattaaaaacacaagttTAACAGATCTGGTTTTTTTACAGACCCATACGTGAAGATGTATCTGATTTGCAACGGTCAAAGGATAGCGAAGAAGAAGACTCACGTGAAGAAGCGAACTCTGAATCCAGTCTTTAACGAATCTTTTGTGTTTGAGATTCCTTCTGGGACGGAGGGTCTTGATAATGTCAATCTGGAGTTCTTGCTGCTAGACTGGGATCGGGTCACAAAGAACGAGGTAAGTGATGATGTCACAAGCAAATCGTTTTTTGTGTATCTAATGGTGGGATTATTTCCAAGTAGCCTTCATGTTTGAGCTAATCAttgacaaatattattaatatctttaaatcaTTCCTACGTTTTTACCGTTACATAGAGATGTGTTCAAGTATTTCCAAGGACGAAAATATATATTGGGCACAGATCCCATTTCACAGTCTACTACACCTCAGTTtagtatttaagaaaattattggcCTCCAACTGAAATATCGTTAAATGCGCAACACAGGAGAGAAAATATTCAGTCCTTCTTAGGTAGAAATGATCATTGTGGAAAATACCCATGTTTCTTTCACCTATAAAGCCACAGGCGATGGCTCGAAACCTATTTATGAGATCACTAGGATTCGACAGGAACCACTTTCACCATAAAAATGTATCGAAGAGTCCCTAAGCTTATGGAAGTAAAATCGTATGATGATTATGGCATTGCACCAAAGTATGGACCTCGCGTTTAAAAAGTGATGACAATTATTCTTAGATAGCAGCATTTTATGACAAATTCCAAACATGCAGTCAGTGAATGTCAAAGCAAAGAAGAATAATCTCCACAGAAAATATCGTCTCTCTCTCTAAGCTAAAGCAATATACTCTCTTGATATTGCAAACAACCTAATTAAAAGTAGCCGTTATCAACTCAGCGTTACTAATCTCTTTTAGAACGAGGCTCAAGTTCATGCTTCTTTCAGAATTTCTGAAGTCGGTGAAGACACTCCATATTACGTTCATTCCATTGTACAGGCTTGATACTTAATGACCTATCAGCTTGGATATGCCCTATTGCTGAGTTTTCTCCAATAATTCATAATAGACCGTATCTGTTTTAGATATGCATTACTATCTTTACAATTTATGCTACCAATTTGCTCAGATACTGGAACATATGACCTGCAAAGTATGGTAGTTTATACAGATAAAGAAGTGTCTCCTTAACTAGAAGTTACACCAGATAGGTTTCCTTCTGTAAACACCGTTACATCTCATACTGAAACTTAAAGTTTTTACTCTCAAGAGGAGACTTGCCTTTCAACTTCTAACATACTGGTGAATGTAgctaattaattttgaacattatttacaGGTGATCGGCAGACTAGAACTAGGCGGGTCCAAAAGCACAGGATCGGCTCTCCACCATTGGAATGAGGTCTGCAACTCCCCGCGTCGCCAGATCGCCGAATGGCACAAGTTGCGCGAGTAGACAATACCTGGCCTGATCAGCTGATCCTCACCACAAATCAGCTGATCCTCAGCATCAGCCCAGCACAACGCCAATAGATCACACTTGTGTTACATGTTTCCGTCTTTAGTACACCTCAGGTTGTATATGATTGCTGtactgtaaatgtataatttattatgtgttaCGTTAGTCGAGAGCTTCACTTATAAATGTCTCGTGACCTTTAGCTCTATCTTGTTTACCCGAATGACAAATAAAGAGTATTTAGGTTAGAAAAAGTTTCCCGTTGAATAAATTTTCAGATTGAATGATTCGTTTTGATTACGTAAGGCGTTAGACTTCACGGTTCAGGTTTGCTTTAACTGCTCATTAAAATTACACCCCCTATTGTAATTTACATCATGTCTCCCATCACCTACCTTGTATCTCCATGCAAACTGCATTTAATATCTTCAATTGTACTTTACCCTTCGACAAGTGCAAGCGTAGGTCTTTGTAGACcagtaaataacatatttttatacagtaatgTAAATTTGATAGCTCGATGAAGTGAGAAGCTCGATGGAAGTAATTTTTATCAttgttaattgatattttaaggtttttgtcTTTTTGGAGTTAAATGTTAAGTACCTAATGCATTTTTATCTTACGGTTGTGTTAATGTTAGACGTGTTAATAGAGGTTGTCATAGGTATTGTTGAAGCATCTAGTAGGAGATACAAACGCTTATAGTTTTGCAAAGTTTGATTTTGAGCAAAATAATGAATAGTTTGATTTACATTGCAATTTTGCTTTTACACTTTTCAGTGAACGTGTAATGCTGGATACGTTTGGCATCTTTTGGAAGTTGTAAGTTAGTATACTGTAATGTCATAAATACAACGATAAAGTTATTTGTGTTACTGACTAAAAATCAGTTTTTGTTCTGTTTATAAATATGCATTCTCTATTGtagttaatttttatgatttataaggAGTTATATACCGGTTAACCATACGTTATCTACTTAGGTTAAACAGACTAAGTTATTAGATTTGTTGTACTTTAGGAAATATCATTTTTGTAATAGCACGATAAAGTAAGATATCGATTGCCAAACCTACCACTGGAGTATCTTCTGCATTAGGACTTCCTTAGAGGTGTCATTGTAGGCTGAACTTTTATACTGTAGTCCTGAGATATCAACATGAACACTTGCTTGTAGGGACAATGTAAATGCTGTTTGTACATATATTGTAAGGCCGCAAGTAAATACtgcttattgtattttatatagagCTCCCTTCACACCAAAAATTTCGTAATACACACTGTCTGTCCTTTGCAATCATCAAACTGTTAGCAAACTGAGAGTGGAAATTTCGAGGCGCTGTTTTGTTAGactctgtaataaaataaatataaaatgcgtTTGGCAGGATAATAACAGGAATAAAATTCACCAGTAAAAGGAAACTATGTATAAGTTACCACAATCGTACCACGGTACCAAAATCATCTTGTTTTTGGATGCAGAAAACTCCTCGAACCACTCTCACCTACATCTTATACTATTGTCCATGTACTGATTGTATAGATGTACCCATGTATCAGTAAACCCAGTATATGCACTATAAGGAAGATCTTTTATCCAGTTGCGTTTGATATGACTTGTTTTTGTACAACCTTCcttaattttagatatataatttgttatatagtattttatggTGAATAAAGTAATCATAAccaaaaattgttgttttttaccttttttatatattattctataacaCCTTTAATTCTCAAgtattatttgtgtattaaaatgtgttatttgtatacctataaatattttgagcattaattatcaaaatttttaatagtagcaatcagtaataaaataaatgattttcaaaGCATTTTTTAAGGATATTTAACCCAAATTTGTAATCTCAGGAAAGCCTCCATATATTCTGTGATACAGAATTCTTATATCTAGATAAAGAAGTTCATAACGTTACAAGATTACATTTATAAAGGTAGGTCCCATTCTGTGCCAACTCATCTTGTACTGAATCTACAAGCTCTGGTCTCAGGATGAGAGACGCCCTCAAAGAAAACCTCTTGTTGTGACAATTTTTGACTAACAGTAAGtattaatttacttgtaataattaaGATGAAGTTATGTGTTATACTTTACCGTCCATCCCGGAG contains these protein-coding regions:
- the LOC124365932 gene encoding LOW QUALITY PROTEIN: synaptotagmin-4-like (The sequence of the model RefSeq protein was modified relative to this genomic sequence to represent the inferred CDS: deleted 1 base in 1 codon) gives rise to the protein MESTPAYEDGPEIKPIEAVSTPALVGICLAGTLFLATVSAVTCVCYRRRQFGGSHSKLVTAKRGRGAPEKPLAFQQHRKPTAVKSPAGGTGGPHYLKKSPSPTQGCSTPAAGGSAATSPTGAGKSPPGVSPTESGNDTDLVPARVFTEKETKDGLCTSPSKEELEANEKNASSCGGGANKLGQLVFKLRYKQEKNILIVSVVKCRELPAKDPNAGSSDPYVKLQLLPDKQHKVKTRVLRKTRNPVYDEDFTFYGINHSQLQSITLHFVVLSFDRYSRDDIIGEVLCPLGTVDMTQADNQQLTLTQDIQPRSLKIRSQGRGELLVSLCWQPAANRLTVVVLKARNLPKMDVTGLADPYVKMYLICNGQRIAKKKTHVKKRTLNPVFNESFVFEIPSGTEGLDNVNLEFLLLDWDRVTKNEVIGRLELGGSKSTGSALHHWNEVCNSPRRQIAEWHKLRE